In a genomic window of Maricaulis maris MCS10:
- the gyrA gene encoding DNA gyrase subunit A, whose product MPDGIGNIAIEDEMKSSYLDYAMSVIVSRAIPDARDGLKPVHRRILYTMHENGQTHEKSYRKCATAVGDVMGRYHPHGDQAVYDSLVRLAQDWSMRVPLIDGQGNFGSVDGDPPAAYRYTEARMQKVAQSLLADIDKDTVNFVDNYSAERQEPVVLPARYPNLLVNGAGGIAVGMATNVPPHNLGEVIDGTLALLENPSLTEGELLDYIPGPDFPTGGLILGRTGARNAVLTGRGSIVMRSRTSIEEVRKDRMAIIVHEIPYQVNKASMIEKIADLVRDKKIEGIADLRDESDRNGMRVVIELKRDANADVILNQLFRWSPMQTSFGANMLSLVGGRPQLLGALDILKEFLRFREEVVARRAKFELNKARDRAHVIIGLALAVANIDEVIALIRKAPNPATAREQLMARDWPAMDVAPLVELVADPRSMLRDDNTLRLTEEQARAILELRLNRLTGLGREELGNEAKTLADQIADLLDLLRSRQRVLDIIRDELTEVRENYATPRRSEFVDAELDFEDEDLIPRDEMVVTVTHGGYAKRTALSDYRAQRRGGKGRSGMATKDEDFIATLFVASTHAPLLFFSNRGMVYKTKTWRLPLGAPNTRGKALINLLPLEQGETITSIMALPEDESTWADMNVMFATNKGTVRRNKLSDFVQVNRNGKIAMKLEEEDDQIVNVVLCTEQDDVFLTTHKGRAIRFPATDVRVFAGRNSVGVRGIRLAEGDELISMAILHHIDVTSPEARAYMKHATAMRRALGDDEEIETVNTDGDEDGDDEAALSTERLAELGAAEEFLLTVASDGMGKRSSAYDFRVMGRGNNGVAATDIKRDIPLSASFPVEDADQIMAVTDGGQLIRFPVDTVRIASRSSRGVRLIRLNEGENVVAVVRIQDAGDEGDEDGDGETVTDAGPAPEAGDSPSE is encoded by the coding sequence CTGCCGGACGGGATTGGCAATATCGCCATCGAGGACGAGATGAAGTCGTCCTATCTCGATTATGCGATGAGCGTGATCGTGTCGCGGGCCATTCCCGATGCTCGCGATGGTCTGAAGCCGGTCCATCGCCGCATCCTTTATACGATGCACGAGAACGGGCAGACGCACGAAAAGTCCTACCGCAAATGTGCGACCGCCGTCGGTGACGTGATGGGTCGCTATCACCCGCATGGTGACCAGGCGGTCTATGACTCGCTGGTGCGCCTGGCGCAGGACTGGTCGATGCGGGTGCCGCTGATCGACGGGCAGGGCAATTTCGGCTCGGTCGATGGCGATCCGCCTGCCGCCTATCGTTATACCGAGGCGCGGATGCAGAAGGTGGCGCAATCCCTGCTGGCCGATATCGACAAGGACACGGTCAATTTTGTCGATAATTACTCGGCCGAACGCCAGGAGCCGGTGGTGCTGCCGGCGCGCTATCCCAATCTTCTGGTCAATGGCGCCGGCGGTATCGCCGTCGGCATGGCGACCAATGTCCCGCCACACAATCTGGGCGAGGTGATTGATGGCACGCTGGCCCTGCTGGAAAACCCCTCGCTGACCGAAGGCGAGCTGCTGGACTATATCCCGGGTCCGGACTTCCCGACCGGTGGCCTGATCCTCGGCCGCACTGGCGCCCGCAATGCGGTGCTGACCGGGCGCGGCTCGATCGTGATGCGCTCGCGCACCTCGATCGAGGAAGTGCGCAAGGATCGCATGGCGATCATCGTCCACGAAATTCCCTACCAGGTGAACAAGGCCTCGATGATCGAGAAGATCGCCGACCTGGTCCGCGACAAGAAGATCGAGGGCATTGCCGATCTGCGCGATGAAAGTGACCGCAATGGCATGCGCGTGGTGATCGAGCTCAAGCGCGACGCCAATGCCGATGTCATCCTCAACCAGCTCTTCCGCTGGTCGCCGATGCAGACCAGTTTCGGTGCCAACATGCTGTCGCTCGTCGGCGGCCGTCCGCAATTGCTGGGCGCGCTGGACATCCTCAAGGAATTCCTGCGCTTCCGCGAGGAAGTGGTGGCACGCCGGGCCAAGTTCGAGCTCAACAAGGCGCGCGACCGGGCTCATGTCATCATCGGTCTGGCGCTGGCTGTGGCCAATATCGACGAGGTCATCGCCCTCATCCGCAAGGCCCCCAATCCGGCCACCGCGCGTGAGCAGTTGATGGCCCGCGACTGGCCGGCCATGGATGTGGCGCCGCTGGTCGAACTGGTCGCCGATCCGCGCTCCATGCTGCGCGACGACAACACGCTGCGCCTGACCGAGGAGCAGGCCCGGGCGATCCTGGAACTGCGCCTCAACCGCCTGACCGGTCTGGGTCGTGAAGAACTGGGCAATGAGGCCAAGACGCTGGCCGACCAGATCGCCGACTTGCTGGACCTGTTGCGCTCGCGCCAGCGCGTGCTCGACATCATTCGCGACGAGCTGACCGAGGTGCGCGAGAATTACGCCACGCCGCGGCGCTCCGAATTCGTCGATGCCGAACTCGATTTCGAGGATGAGGATCTCATCCCGCGCGACGAGATGGTCGTCACCGTCACCCATGGCGGCTATGCCAAGCGCACTGCGCTGTCGGACTATCGCGCCCAGCGCCGCGGCGGCAAGGGCCGTTCGGGCATGGCGACCAAGGACGAGGATTTCATTGCGACGCTGTTTGTCGCCTCGACCCACGCGCCGCTCCTGTTCTTCTCCAATCGCGGCATGGTCTACAAGACCAAGACCTGGCGTCTGCCGCTGGGCGCGCCGAACACGCGCGGCAAGGCGCTGATCAATCTCCTGCCGCTGGAGCAGGGCGAAACGATCACCTCGATCATGGCTTTGCCGGAAGACGAGAGCACATGGGCCGACATGAATGTCATGTTCGCCACCAACAAGGGCACCGTCCGCCGCAACAAGCTGTCCGACTTCGTCCAGGTCAATCGCAATGGCAAGATTGCGATGAAGCTGGAGGAAGAGGACGACCAGATCGTCAATGTGGTGCTGTGTACCGAGCAGGACGATGTCTTCCTGACCACCCACAAGGGCCGCGCCATCCGCTTCCCGGCCACCGATGTCCGTGTCTTTGCCGGCCGCAATTCGGTTGGCGTTCGCGGCATCCGCCTGGCCGAGGGCGACGAGCTGATCTCGATGGCGATCCTGCATCATATCGATGTCACCTCGCCGGAGGCCCGCGCCTACATGAAGCACGCCACGGCGATGCGTCGGGCGCTGGGGGACGATGAAGAGATCGAAACCGTCAACACTGATGGTGATGAAGACGGTGATGATGAAGCCGCCCTGTCGACCGAGCGCCTGGCCGAGCTGGGTGCGGCCGAGGAATTCCTCCTCACGGTGGCATCGGACGGCATGGGCAAACGCTCATCGGCCTATGATTTCAGGGTGATGGGGCGCGGCAATAATGGCGTCGCGGCGACCGACATCAAGCGCGACATCCCGCTCTCGGCCAGCTTCCCGGTCGAGGATGCCGACCAGATCATGGCCGTCACCGATGGCGGTCAGCTGATCCGCTTCCCGGTCGATACCGTCCGGATTGCCAGCCGCTCATCGCGCGGCGTCCGTCTTATCCGCTTGAATGAAGGCGAGAATGTCGTCGCGGTGGTTCGTATCCAGGATGCCGGAGATGAGGGCGACGAAGACGGCGACGGCGAGACCGTCACCGACGCAGGCCCCGCTCCGGAAGCCGGCGACAGCCCGTCCGAATAG